The following are encoded together in the Mesoterricola sediminis genome:
- the lpxB gene encoding lipid-A-disaccharide synthase encodes MKPLLVIAGEASGDLHGAEILRELRARVPGLRILGAGGDLMTPLLDRKLADVKDLAVVGFVEVLKHVPGLLRLKADILRAAREEGVGAALLIDYPGFNFSLAQALRAAIPGIRLHHYVCPQVWAWKAGRIPKWGRTLDTLYCLFDFEPALFAGLPVEALWVGNPLVEAVKPEVDRATFFREAGLDPSRKLVALLPGSRRSELDRLLAPLVDTVLGWDGPPVQWVLPVAPTLDPASLDLRGAPIRTVLNRSYAARACADAALVCSGTATLETALLGTPFAIIYKLSPLTYLAAKRFVRIPRFGLANVVAGRSVVPELLQGEVNPVRLREELKRLLDPVRAGAMRTELAEIRAHLGAPGAAGRVAEHLASKLA; translated from the coding sequence GTGAAGCCGCTCCTCGTCATCGCGGGAGAGGCCTCCGGGGACCTCCACGGGGCCGAGATCCTCCGGGAGCTCCGGGCCCGGGTGCCCGGACTGCGCATCCTGGGGGCCGGCGGCGACCTGATGACGCCGCTCCTGGACCGGAAGCTGGCCGACGTGAAGGACCTGGCGGTGGTGGGCTTCGTGGAGGTCCTCAAGCACGTGCCCGGGCTGCTCCGGCTTAAGGCGGACATCCTCCGCGCGGCGCGGGAGGAGGGCGTCGGCGCCGCCCTGCTCATCGACTACCCCGGCTTCAATTTCAGCCTCGCCCAGGCGCTCCGGGCGGCGATCCCGGGGATCCGCCTCCACCACTACGTCTGCCCCCAGGTGTGGGCCTGGAAGGCGGGCCGGATCCCCAAGTGGGGCCGCACCCTCGACACCCTCTACTGCCTCTTCGACTTCGAGCCGGCCCTCTTCGCGGGGCTCCCCGTGGAGGCCCTCTGGGTCGGCAACCCCCTGGTGGAGGCGGTGAAGCCGGAGGTGGACCGCGCGACCTTCTTCCGGGAGGCCGGGCTGGACCCGTCCCGGAAGCTGGTGGCCCTCCTCCCGGGGAGCCGGCGCAGCGAACTGGACCGCCTCCTCGCGCCGCTCGTGGACACCGTGCTGGGCTGGGACGGCCCCCCCGTGCAGTGGGTCCTGCCCGTGGCCCCGACCCTGGACCCCGCCTCGCTGGACCTGCGCGGGGCCCCCATCCGCACCGTCCTCAACCGGAGCTATGCCGCCCGGGCCTGCGCCGACGCGGCCCTGGTCTGCTCGGGCACCGCCACCCTGGAGACGGCCCTCCTGGGCACGCCCTTCGCGATCATCTACAAGCTCAGCCCCCTCACCTACCTCGCGGCGAAGCGGTTCGTGCGCATCCCGCGGTTCGGCCTCGCCAACGTGGTGGCCGGGCGCTCCGTGGTGCCCGAACTCCTCCAGGGGGAGGTCAACCCGGTCCGCCTGCGGGAGGAGCTGAAGCGGCTCCTGGATCCCGTCCGGGCCGGGGCCATGCGGACGGAACTCGCGGAGATCCGCGCCCACCTGGGCGCGCCGGGCGCCGCCGGGCGGGTCGCGGAGCACCTGGCCTCGAAGCTGGCCTGA
- a CDS encoding DUF2203 domain-containing protein, with amino-acid sequence MARVFTLEEARAVLPQVQDITRPVFELASSLAEELQASEDRQDDAQVESLQVRLEALMDSWAEAVRDLGPDVKGPWLVDFDSGDGYWCWAFPEEDLDHWHSYEGGFASRVPVALKPGAARG; translated from the coding sequence ATGGCCCGAGTTTTCACGCTGGAGGAGGCCCGCGCAGTCCTGCCGCAGGTTCAGGACATCACGCGGCCTGTCTTCGAGCTGGCCTCCAGCCTGGCCGAGGAACTCCAGGCGTCCGAAGACCGCCAGGACGACGCCCAGGTGGAGTCCCTCCAGGTCCGCCTGGAGGCGCTCATGGACAGCTGGGCCGAGGCCGTGCGGGACCTGGGGCCGGACGTGAAGGGCCCCTGGCTCGTGGACTTCGATTCCGGCGACGGCTACTGGTGCTGGGCCTTCCCCGAGGAGGACCTGGACCACTGGCACAGCTACGAGGGCGGCTTCGCGTCGCGCGTCCCCGTGGCCCTCAAGCCCGGGGCGGCCCGGGGGTGA
- a CDS encoding MGMT family protein, which yields MSAVTAFREAVCAQVARVPRGRVATYGQIAWMAGFPRRPRQVGMVLKGLPEGTDLPWHRIVNRQGHVPSRGRWWGAMLQIARLREEGIEVDDAGDLDLPRYAWDGGDPA from the coding sequence GTGAGCGCCGTCACGGCGTTCCGGGAGGCCGTCTGCGCCCAGGTGGCCCGGGTGCCCCGGGGGCGGGTGGCCACGTACGGCCAGATCGCGTGGATGGCCGGGTTTCCCCGCCGCCCGCGCCAGGTCGGCATGGTCCTCAAGGGCCTGCCCGAGGGCACCGACCTGCCCTGGCACCGCATCGTGAACCGCCAGGGCCACGTGCCCAGCCGGGGCCGCTGGTGGGGCGCCATGCTCCAGATCGCGCGGCTGCGGGAGGAGGGCATCGAGGTGGACGACGCCGGCGACCTGGATCTCCCCCGGTACGCCTGGGACGGCGGCGACCCCGCCTGA
- a CDS encoding PAS domain-containing protein, which translates to MDPAPPDPGAPDPAELEPRMEVLRIVLDESTDPIFNILADGTYRYVNRAFSTPFGRQPHEVIGRRIHDLFSPVEAEKRMAVVRRAFATAQQIVFDVRVPTPAGDTFYITSVKPILDAAGQVASVVCISKDITARKKVEQERVELIRSLQAALQEVRTLTGLLPICSYCKKVRDDDGYWTQIESYIRSHSQADFTHGICPDCRTEHFHEVPPGAGAP; encoded by the coding sequence ATGGACCCCGCCCCGCCCGACCCCGGCGCCCCCGATCCGGCCGAACTCGAGCCCCGGATGGAGGTCCTCCGGATCGTGCTGGACGAATCCACCGATCCCATCTTCAACATCCTCGCGGACGGCACCTACCGCTACGTGAACCGCGCCTTCAGCACCCCCTTCGGGCGGCAGCCCCACGAAGTGATCGGGCGCAGGATCCACGACCTGTTCTCGCCGGTGGAGGCGGAGAAACGCATGGCCGTGGTGCGCCGGGCCTTCGCCACGGCCCAGCAGATCGTCTTCGACGTCCGCGTGCCCACCCCCGCCGGCGACACCTTCTACATCACCTCCGTGAAGCCCATCCTCGATGCCGCGGGCCAGGTCGCCTCGGTGGTCTGCATCTCCAAGGACATCACCGCGCGGAAGAAGGTCGAGCAGGAGCGCGTGGAACTCATCCGCAGCCTCCAGGCCGCCCTCCAGGAAGTCCGGACCCTGACGGGCCTCCTGCCGATCTGCTCCTACTGCAAGAAGGTCCGCGACGACGACGGCTACTGGACCCAGATCGAGAGCTACATCCGCAGCCACTCCCAGGCCGACTTCACCCACGGCATCTGCCCCGACTGCCGCACCGAGCACTTCCACGAGGTGCCGCCCGGGGCTGGAGCGCCCTGA
- a CDS encoding IS5 family transposase (programmed frameshift), whose protein sequence is MAREILPSELWERIAPLLPPPTPKPKGGRPPVPNPNALRGILFVLKTGIRWADLPKEMGCGSGMTCWRRLQEWHDLGVWDDLHRILLEELNDAGRIDWERGALDASSIRAKRGGQAIGPNPTDRGKNGTKHHLITDANGIPMAVLVGPANQHDSVPFEKLIDAVPGLRHGRGRPRRRFRKLHADKAYDFRRCRMACRVRGMLSRIARRGVETAEKLGKHRWVVERTFAWFKHFRRLTVRYERRADIHLAFLKVAASLICFSALGW, encoded by the exons ATGGCCCGAGAAATCTTGCCCTCTGAGCTCTGGGAACGCATCGCTCCGCTGCTGCCTCCGCCCACGCCGAAGCCGAAGGGAGGGCGGCCTCCTGTGCCCAACCCGAACGCCTTGCGGGGGATCCTGTTCGTCCTGAAGACGGGCATCCGATGGGCGGATCTGCCGAAGGAGATGGGCTGCGGCAGTGGCATGACATGCTGGCGCCGTCTCCAGGAGTGGCATGACCTCGGCGTGTGGGACGACCTCCATAGAATCCTGCTCGAGGAGTTGAACGACGCAGGCCGAATTGATTGGGAGCGCGGCGCCTTGGATGCTTCGAGCATCAGGGCAAAAAGGG GGGGCCAAGCGATCGGCCCGAACCCCACGGACCGAGGGAAGAACGGGACCAAGCACCACCTGATCACCGATGCCAATGGCATCCCGATGGCTGTGCTGGTGGGGCCTGCGAACCAGCATGACTCGGTCCCATTCGAGAAGCTGATCGATGCCGTGCCTGGGCTTCGCCATGGTCGTGGGCGCCCCCGGCGGCGCTTCAGGAAACTGCACGCCGACAAGGCCTATGACTTCCGCCGCTGCCGGATGGCCTGCAGAGTCAGGGGCATGCTCTCCCGCATCGCGCGGCGCGGGGTGGAAACGGCAGAGAAGCTTGGCAAGCATCGTTGGGTAGTCGAGCGGACCTTCGCATGGTTCAAGCACTTCAGGCGCCTCACGGTTCGCTACGAAAGGCGGGCTGATATCCACCTGGCCTTCCTCAAGGTTGCTGCCAGCCTCATCTGCTTCTCTGCCCTGGGATGGTAG
- a CDS encoding GGDEF domain-containing protein, with translation MAWPGEGPDKEWTAESEAVDPTVPVSGWPDFETALRKRFPGETGPVPCEYVVVVYAGAHLGRVFPLVPGANLIGRSPQVDIALLDEEVSRVHATITLRMEGAQERLQLEDNGSTNGTFVNGRPVQRAQELHPGDRIALGNHVLKLVAMDAMERAFHAVLLDQSTRDTLTGLANRRTVLEELQRRFDLSRRHRRPLSLVMCDLDHFKRINDTLGHLAGDQVLRDFGARVAGGLRTTDVAGRIGGEEFLIVLPETDREGGLLLAERLRTAAASEPYHLPSGPVTVTCSIGVAERREEDRDGGALMGRADRALYLAKRDGRNQVVCD, from the coding sequence ATGGCCTGGCCGGGTGAGGGGCCCGACAAGGAGTGGACGGCGGAATCGGAGGCCGTGGATCCCACGGTGCCGGTTTCCGGGTGGCCCGATTTCGAGACGGCCCTCCGCAAGCGCTTCCCCGGGGAGACGGGGCCGGTGCCCTGCGAGTACGTGGTGGTCGTCTACGCGGGGGCCCACCTGGGCCGTGTCTTCCCCCTCGTGCCGGGCGCCAACCTCATCGGCCGGAGCCCCCAGGTCGACATCGCCCTCCTGGACGAGGAGGTGAGCCGCGTCCACGCCACGATCACCCTGCGGATGGAGGGCGCCCAGGAGCGCCTCCAGCTGGAGGACAACGGCAGCACCAACGGGACCTTCGTCAACGGGCGCCCCGTCCAGCGCGCCCAGGAACTGCACCCCGGCGACCGCATCGCCCTCGGCAACCACGTCCTCAAGCTGGTGGCCATGGACGCGATGGAGCGGGCCTTCCATGCCGTGCTCCTGGACCAGAGCACCCGGGACACCCTCACGGGCCTCGCCAACCGGCGCACGGTGCTGGAGGAGCTCCAGCGCCGCTTCGACCTGAGCCGGCGCCACCGGCGGCCGCTCTCCCTGGTCATGTGCGACCTGGATCACTTCAAGCGCATCAACGACACCCTCGGGCACCTGGCCGGCGACCAGGTCCTCCGGGACTTCGGGGCCCGCGTCGCCGGCGGACTCCGGACGACGGATGTGGCGGGCCGCATCGGGGGCGAGGAATTCCTCATCGTCCTGCCCGAGACGGACCGGGAGGGAGGCCTCCTCCTGGCCGAGCGGCTCCGCACCGCCGCGGCCTCGGAGCCGTACCACCTCCCCTCGGGCCCGGTGACCGTGACGTGCAGCATCGGCGTGGCCGAACGGCGCGAGGAGGACCGGGACGGGGGCGCCCTCATGGGGCGGGCCGACCGGGCCTTGTACCTGGCCAAGCGGGATGGCCGCAACCAAGTGGTCTGTGATTAG
- a CDS encoding diguanylate cyclase, whose translation MPLPTMPEQPPLSEEFLDTDPPTLFSSPPGEGLSSATGEWALIRYVGNPIGEVLPLRKDDLTIGRSPENDLCLAEVEVSRRHARIEVVGQEGQAPLVLLSDLGSTNGTFVNGRRVLPRNGPASLQNGDVMRVGTHAFKLKYLDEMERTYHEAVLVQSTVDSLTGLANRASVLDYLERHADLTRRHRRPLSLILCDLDHFKEVNDEHGHAAGDLVLKRFGQVALGRLRASDHVGRIGGEEFLVVLPETEGPEAVSVAEELRRALAEEVMEGAEGGAGFRVTCCFGVAQFRAEDADGGSLLARADVALYRAKALGRNRVEFDGRS comes from the coding sequence TTGCCGCTCCCCACCATGCCAGAACAGCCTCCTCTTTCAGAGGAATTCCTGGACACCGACCCCCCGACGCTCTTCTCGTCGCCGCCGGGAGAGGGGCTCAGCTCGGCCACGGGCGAGTGGGCCCTCATCCGCTATGTGGGCAACCCCATCGGCGAGGTGCTGCCCCTCCGCAAGGACGACCTCACCATCGGGCGCTCCCCGGAGAACGATCTCTGCCTGGCCGAGGTGGAGGTCAGCCGCCGCCATGCGCGGATCGAGGTGGTCGGCCAGGAGGGCCAGGCCCCCCTCGTGCTCCTGTCGGACCTGGGGTCCACCAACGGCACCTTCGTGAACGGCCGCCGGGTGCTGCCCCGCAACGGCCCCGCCTCCCTCCAGAACGGCGACGTGATGCGGGTGGGGACCCACGCCTTCAAGCTGAAGTACCTCGACGAGATGGAGCGGACCTACCACGAGGCGGTGCTCGTGCAGTCCACGGTGGATTCGCTGACGGGCCTGGCGAACCGGGCCTCGGTGCTCGACTACCTGGAGCGCCACGCGGACCTCACCCGGCGCCACCGCCGCCCCCTCAGCCTCATCCTCTGCGACCTCGACCATTTCAAGGAGGTCAACGACGAGCATGGCCACGCCGCCGGGGACCTGGTCCTGAAGCGCTTCGGGCAGGTGGCCCTGGGCCGGCTCCGGGCCTCGGACCATGTGGGGCGGATCGGCGGGGAGGAGTTCCTGGTCGTCCTGCCTGAGACCGAGGGTCCCGAGGCGGTGTCGGTGGCCGAGGAGCTGCGCAGGGCCCTGGCCGAGGAGGTGATGGAGGGCGCCGAAGGCGGTGCGGGCTTCCGGGTGACCTGCTGCTTCGGCGTGGCCCAGTTCCGGGCGGAGGACGCCGACGGCGGATCCCTCCTGGCCCGCGCGGACGTGGCCCTCTACCGGGCCAAGGCGCTGGGGCGGAACCGGGTCGAATTCGACGGGCGCTCATGA